From the Helicobacter sp. MIT 05-5293 genome, one window contains:
- the cutA gene encoding divalent-cation tolerance protein CutA, protein MIVLHTTTPSKKEAKHLAKILLENRFVACAQITKIRSYYTWNEQIAHEKEYLLILKTHKKHKKNIQKILKKYHSYELPQMIFLKAKASKAYQQWLNENLI, encoded by the coding sequence ATGATTGTTCTGCACACCACCACACCGAGTAAAAAAGAAGCAAAACATCTTGCTAAAATTCTTTTGGAAAATAGATTTGTTGCTTGTGCGCAAATTACCAAAATACGAAGTTATTACACTTGGAATGAGCAGATTGCACATGAAAAAGAATACCTTTTAATACTTAAGACTCATAAAAAACACAAGAAAAATATCCAAAAGATTCTTAAAAAATATCATAGTTATGAATTGCCTCAAATGATTTTTCTCAAAGCGAAAGCAAGCAAAGCATATCAACAATGGCTTAATGAGAATCTTATTTAG
- a CDS encoding NAD(P)/FAD-dependent oxidoreductase codes for MKPRILIIGGGYGGLRTAMTLQQHLHQQAEVTLISKHDYHYQTTLLHKVAIGTLSARKSRIYFRKILDLTKVQFIKDKIIEIKPDSKQVIGNGGVYEYDYLVIGLGFKPEGFGIKGVEEHAHKLSSLNAALKLDKAIEYKFKEYCHTKNQQDLSIIVCGTGFTGIEFAAELGSRLDELCLIGGIPRDIPKITCIGRSDRILPMFSKKSSAIAQKKLESFGVEVICGGDVQEVKTDGVVIRKDGELKEIKGNTILWSAGVRGSDIVEKSPLENTKGRVKVDAYLRSPQYENIYVVGDCALCTSRDAIHAPTAQLSAQMGDYVGKSLLKILDGKEQKEPFKFVHRGTVCSIGHTDGVGIIYKQSINGEFAAFLKNFIENKWLYGIGGAKLVFKNGQFRYRTSN; via the coding sequence ATGAAGCCTAGAATCTTAATCATCGGTGGAGGATACGGGGGATTACGCACAGCGATGACTTTGCAACAGCATTTGCATCAACAAGCAGAAGTTACATTAATCAGCAAGCACGACTATCATTATCAAACCACACTTTTACATAAAGTTGCTATCGGCACATTAAGTGCAAGGAAATCCAGAATCTACTTTCGTAAAATCTTAGATTTGACAAAGGTTCAGTTTATTAAGGATAAGATTATCGAAATAAAACCCGATTCAAAACAGGTCATTGGTAATGGTGGCGTGTATGAATATGATTATCTTGTGATTGGATTAGGATTTAAGCCCGAAGGGTTCGGTATCAAAGGTGTAGAAGAGCATGCACATAAACTTTCTTCGTTAAATGCTGCTTTGAAGCTTGATAAAGCCATCGAATATAAATTTAAAGAATATTGCCACACAAAGAATCAACAAGACTTAAGCATTATTGTTTGCGGGACAGGATTCACAGGGATTGAGTTTGCAGCGGAGCTTGGCTCACGACTTGATGAATTGTGTCTTATTGGTGGAATTCCTCGAGATATTCCTAAAATCACTTGCATAGGTCGTTCGGATAGAATCTTGCCAATGTTTAGCAAAAAGTCAAGCGCAATTGCTCAAAAAAAGCTTGAATCTTTTGGCGTAGAGGTGATATGTGGAGGTGATGTGCAAGAAGTCAAAACCGATGGTGTAGTGATACGCAAAGATGGTGAATTAAAAGAAATCAAAGGCAATACGATTTTATGGAGTGCAGGCGTTCGTGGTAGTGATATTGTCGAAAAGTCTCCTTTGGAGAATACAAAAGGTCGTGTCAAGGTCGATGCGTATTTGCGTTCGCCCCAATACGAGAATATCTATGTTGTTGGCGATTGCGCTCTTTGTACCTCTCGTGATGCTATTCATGCTCCCACAGCACAACTTTCTGCGCAAATGGGGGATTATGTGGGGAAAAGTCTTTTGAAGATTCTTGATGGTAAGGAGCAAAAAGAGCCTTTTAAATTTGTTCATCGAGGCACGGTTTGTTCGATAGGACACACTGATGGAGTAGGTATTATCTATAAGCAAAGTATCAATGGTGAATTTGCAGCGTTTCTTAAAAACTTTATTGAAAATAAGTGGCTTTATGGTATCGGCGGAGCGAAGCTTGTTTTCAAAAATGGGCAATTTCGTTATCGCACAAGCAATTAA
- the purM gene encoding phosphoribosylformylglycinamidine cyclo-ligase — protein MDNTHISYKDSGVDIDEGNALVEGIKPIVKTTFDENVIGGIGSFAGAYALPQGYKNPVILGATDGVGTKLRLAIDAHRLDSVGIDLVAMCVNDLICNFALPLFFLDYYATGKLHKDDALSVISGIAKGCKEAQCALIGGETAEMPGMYHKSDFDLAGFAVGIAEREDIQSCKVCPDDVLIALPSSGFHSNGYSLVRKVLFEKLKMKYDDVFEGKPLIDILLTPTRIYVPIFRSLFGDENLRPSLHGLAHITGGGIIENLPRILPPQLGANIFKKSLQTPAIFQLIAQYVDEAELYRTFNMGVGMILAVDKNRADCILQQTNGYIVGEVCSTEGIKLT, from the coding sequence ATGGATAACACACATATAAGTTATAAAGATTCAGGTGTGGATATTGATGAGGGAAATGCTCTTGTCGAGGGTATTAAACCCATTGTAAAGACGACTTTTGATGAAAATGTGATAGGGGGGATAGGATCATTTGCTGGAGCTTATGCCTTGCCACAAGGTTATAAGAATCCTGTCATATTAGGCGCAACTGATGGCGTAGGCACAAAATTAAGGCTTGCTATTGATGCACACAGGCTTGATAGTGTCGGTATTGATTTGGTAGCAATGTGTGTGAATGATTTGATTTGCAATTTTGCTTTGCCTTTATTTTTTTTGGATTATTATGCTACGGGTAAGCTTCATAAAGATGACGCACTTTCTGTTATCAGCGGTATCGCTAAAGGTTGCAAAGAAGCGCAATGTGCATTGATTGGCGGGGAGACTGCAGAAATGCCCGGAATGTATCATAAAAGTGATTTTGATTTAGCAGGGTTTGCAGTAGGGATTGCTGAACGAGAGGATATACAAAGCTGTAAGGTTTGTCCCGATGATGTCCTAATAGCTTTGCCTAGTAGTGGATTCCATAGTAATGGATATTCATTGGTTCGCAAAGTGCTTTTTGAAAAATTGAAAATGAAATACGATGATGTGTTTGAAGGCAAACCCTTGATTGATATACTTCTTACACCTACGCGTATTTATGTGCCTATTTTCCGATCACTTTTTGGCGATGAAAACCTGCGTCCTAGCCTTCATGGATTGGCTCATATTACCGGAGGAGGTATTATTGAAAATCTTCCGAGAATCCTCCCTCCACAGCTTGGAGCAAATATTTTTAAAAAATCTTTGCAAACACCCGCTATCTTTCAATTAATTGCTCAATATGTTGATGAAGCTGAACTTTATCGCACTTTTAATATGGGAGTTGGTATGATTCTTGCTGTAGATAAAAACAGAGCAGACTGTATTCTCCAACAAACGAATGGTTATATCGTAGGGGAGGTGTGTTCTACAGAGGGTATTAAATTAACCTAA
- a CDS encoding 7-cyano-7-deazaguanine synthase produces the protein MLALALFSGGCDSLISMKLLKDQGVEVIALHFDIGFGGNKDKLEYFQNATAQINVPLKIIDIQKQFFDEVLFKPKYGYGKYFNPCIDCHANMFAHAFSYLLEVGAHFVISGEVLGQRPKSQRKEALDQVKKLVRGIGENKKFDSLLSRDGVDSAKPRTLDELLLRPMSAKLLEPSFPEKMGWVEREKLLDISGRGRHRQLEMIKDYGFKYYEKPGGGCLLTQDSVADKIKDLISHRPMNFEDIDMVKVGRYMVLENGARCVISRNEEENIKLSKPNPQMEQIVLLDCIGPMGIIETNASLDDKILAGRIALSYGKTQIGQNYQVQIGLKTYNLSPIEREKAQTYLLFH, from the coding sequence ATGTTAGCATTAGCGCTTTTTAGTGGAGGTTGCGATAGCCTCATTTCAATGAAACTTCTTAAAGATCAAGGTGTAGAAGTGATAGCTTTGCATTTTGATATAGGTTTTGGAGGCAACAAAGATAAATTAGAGTATTTTCAGAATGCAACCGCGCAAATCAATGTCCCTCTTAAAATCATCGATATTCAAAAGCAGTTTTTTGACGAAGTGCTTTTTAAGCCAAAGTATGGCTATGGGAAGTATTTTAATCCTTGTATTGATTGCCATGCCAATATGTTTGCCCATGCGTTTTCTTATTTGCTTGAAGTGGGTGCGCATTTTGTGATTAGTGGTGAAGTGTTAGGACAACGTCCTAAAAGTCAGCGGAAAGAAGCTTTGGATCAAGTCAAAAAGCTTGTGCGTGGAATAGGGGAAAATAAAAAGTTTGATTCTTTGCTTTCTCGTGATGGTGTAGATTCTGCAAAACCTCGCACTCTTGATGAATTGCTCCTGCGTCCTATGAGTGCGAAACTACTAGAGCCAAGTTTTCCCGAAAAAATGGGTTGGGTAGAGCGTGAAAAGCTTCTTGATATTAGTGGCAGAGGGCGTCATAGACAATTAGAGATGATTAAAGATTATGGATTTAAATATTATGAAAAACCCGGAGGCGGGTGTTTGCTCACACAAGATTCTGTGGCGGATAAAATTAAAGATTTGATTTCTCATCGCCCAATGAATTTTGAAGATATTGATATGGTAAAAGTCGGACGCTATATGGTTTTAGAAAATGGTGCAAGATGTGTGATTTCTCGTAATGAAGAGGAAAATATCAAGCTAAGCAAACCCAATCCACAAATGGAGCAAATTGTCCTGCTTGATTGTATAGGACCAATGGGTATTATTGAAACAAACGCATCTTTAGACGATAAGATTCTCGCAGGGCGCATTGCTTTGAGCTATGGTAAAACACAGATTGGACAAAACTATCAGGTACAAATTGGACTTAAGACTTATAATTTATCACCTATAGAGCGTGAAAAAGCTCAAACATATCTTCTTTTTCATTAA